In one window of Azotobacter salinestris DNA:
- a CDS encoding uroporphyrinogen-III C-methyltransferase, giving the protein MSEAAPPNTPTNNNEQPLAAPAPTTKSGGGVSGAVAVLALLIGAGGAGLGGWGLWQLREMQAGELAQNSRFEAALSSQMDALKQSERSITSRLSQFPARSELEEHKRTMAMLESGQEKLVQRLDKLTGASREDWRLAEAEYLLRLANLRLTAMQDINSALRLLEAADGILREQDDPASFPVRQVLARSLEALRSLTPPDRIGLFLSLGALREQAAQLKPLAPIYEQEQAPVVADRWQQWWEKISRFVRVDLHADQDIRPLLSGQNLAQVHLTLALALEQAQWAVLNASPDVYRQALQQAQEVLAGQFNTDHQQSATLSKRLTELSRQPVALQMPDLSPTVSALQNYLQRRQAQRDEAEAAAAATKKKEGARQ; this is encoded by the coding sequence GTGAGCGAAGCAGCCCCCCCGAACACTCCCACGAACAACAATGAACAACCGCTCGCCGCGCCCGCCCCGACCACCAAGAGTGGTGGCGGAGTCTCCGGTGCCGTGGCCGTCCTGGCCCTGCTGATCGGCGCCGGCGGCGCGGGTCTCGGTGGCTGGGGCCTCTGGCAGCTGCGCGAGATGCAGGCTGGCGAGCTGGCGCAGAACAGCCGCTTCGAGGCGGCCCTGAGCAGCCAGATGGATGCCCTGAAGCAGAGCGAGCGGAGCATCACCAGCCGCCTGTCGCAGTTTCCGGCGCGTTCCGAGCTGGAGGAGCACAAGCGCACCATGGCCATGCTCGAGAGCGGCCAGGAGAAGCTCGTTCAGCGGCTCGACAAGCTGACCGGCGCCAGCCGCGAGGACTGGCGACTGGCCGAGGCCGAATACCTGCTGCGCCTGGCCAACCTGCGCCTGACGGCCATGCAGGACATCAACAGCGCTCTGCGTCTGCTCGAGGCGGCCGACGGCATTCTGCGCGAGCAGGACGATCCGGCCTCCTTCCCGGTGCGCCAGGTACTGGCGCGCAGCCTCGAAGCCCTGCGCAGCCTGACCCCGCCGGACCGCATCGGCCTCTTCCTGAGCCTCGGCGCACTGCGCGAGCAGGCCGCCCAGCTCAAGCCCCTGGCGCCGATCTACGAGCAGGAGCAGGCGCCGGTCGTCGCCGACCGCTGGCAGCAGTGGTGGGAAAAGATCTCCCGCTTCGTGCGCGTCGATCTGCACGCCGATCAGGACATTCGCCCGCTGTTGAGTGGCCAAAATTTGGCACAGGTCCACCTGACCCTGGCCCTGGCTTTGGAACAGGCCCAGTGGGCGGTGCTGAATGCCTCCCCCGATGTCTATCGGCAGGCGCTGCAGCAGGCTCAGGAAGTGCTGGCCGGCCAGTTCAATACGGACCACCAGCAGAGTGCCACCCTCAGCAAGCGTCTGACCGAACTCTCCAGGCAGCCGGTGGCGCTGCAGATGCCCGACCTGTCGCCGACCGTGAGCGCCCTGCAGAACTATCTGCAACGGCGTCAGGCGCAGCGTGACGAGGCCGAGGCCGCCGCTGCCGCTACGAAGAAGAAGGAGGGCGCCCGTCAATGA